Proteins encoded by one window of Cylindrospermum stagnale PCC 7417:
- a CDS encoding tetratricopeptide repeat protein has protein sequence MPKHVRLISLLVVCSLWSMPEAAHAQALVPHTLQLDAAKLEKQGLSLAQEAAQLAQFQQVELALPRARLASQLAPKNDKVWLLLGGLHLQTKEFDAAIAALNKAQTLNPKNADILFALGSANFQQQKYPVAIANYQAGLKLKPNDPEGLFDLGNAYFVSGRLPDAIAQFTKAVSQDKKFWPAINNIGLINYEQGNIPGAIKQWQTAVKLDKQAAEPLLALAVALYTKGERQQGLAMGESALRIDQRYADLDFLKQNLWGDRLLSDTKKFLELPRIQAALERREDTSAPGQQPTQ, from the coding sequence GTGCCTAAACACGTTCGGTTGATTTCTCTTCTGGTTGTCTGTAGTTTGTGGAGTATGCCCGAAGCAGCTCATGCACAGGCATTGGTACCCCATACGCTGCAACTTGATGCAGCAAAGTTGGAGAAGCAGGGGTTGAGCTTGGCACAGGAGGCAGCTCAATTAGCGCAGTTTCAACAGGTTGAGTTGGCTTTACCACGAGCGCGGCTGGCTTCTCAACTGGCTCCTAAAAATGATAAAGTATGGTTGCTGTTAGGTGGCTTGCATTTGCAAACTAAAGAGTTTGATGCAGCGATCGCGGCTCTGAACAAAGCCCAAACTCTCAACCCCAAAAATGCTGACATTCTGTTTGCTTTGGGTTCGGCTAATTTTCAGCAGCAAAAGTACCCAGTAGCTATTGCCAATTACCAAGCAGGTCTAAAGTTAAAACCCAATGACCCAGAGGGATTATTTGATTTGGGGAATGCTTACTTTGTGTCAGGTCGATTGCCAGATGCGATCGCTCAGTTCACCAAAGCTGTCTCCCAAGATAAAAAATTCTGGCCGGCAATTAACAACATTGGTTTAATTAACTACGAGCAGGGTAATATCCCAGGAGCGATTAAGCAATGGCAAACAGCGGTGAAGCTTGACAAGCAAGCCGCAGAACCTTTACTAGCATTGGCAGTCGCGCTGTATACCAAAGGCGAGCGCCAACAAGGTCTGGCAATGGGAGAATCTGCACTCCGCATCGATCAGCGCTATGCCGACTTGGATTTCCTGAAGCAAAATCTCTGGGGCGATCGCCTGCTGTCAGATACGAAAAAATTCCTAGAATTACCCCGTATTCAAGCAGCCCTAGAACGACGGGAGGACACATCAGCCCCCGGTCAACAGCCTACACAATAG
- a CDS encoding response regulator, translating into MKTVLIVEDDLINARVFSKILTKRGGLGAKHTEDVEEIMKIAQAGEADLILMDVSLSRSFYQGQAVDGIKITQLLKSDPLTASLPIILVTAHAMEGDRENFLKQSGADGYISKPVVDHQQFVDQIIALLPTG; encoded by the coding sequence ATGAAAACCGTATTGATTGTCGAAGATGATCTGATTAATGCTCGCGTTTTTTCCAAAATTCTGACCAAGCGCGGTGGCTTGGGTGCGAAACACACCGAAGACGTGGAAGAGATCATGAAAATCGCCCAAGCAGGAGAAGCCGACCTGATTTTAATGGATGTTTCTTTGTCACGAAGTTTTTACCAAGGTCAGGCTGTTGATGGGATCAAAATTACACAACTGTTAAAGTCTGACCCACTCACAGCAAGCTTACCGATTATTTTGGTGACAGCTCATGCTATGGAAGGCGATCGCGAGAACTTTCTCAAACAGAGCGGTGCTGATGGCTACATCTCTAAACCAGTCGTTGACCATCAACAATTTGTTGACCAGATCATTGCGCTTCTACCAACTGGGTAA
- the gyrA gene encoding DNA topoisomerase (ATP-hydrolyzing) subunit A, which produces MAKQLNLLSTGQVITTALHTEMQRSYLEYAMSVIVGRALPDVRDGLKPVHRRILYAMHELGLVPDRPYRKCARVVGDVLGKYHPHGDQAVYDALVRLVQEFSSRYPLLAGHGNFGSVDNDPPAAMRYTETRLSPISHEGMLAEIGEETVEFIGNFDNSQQEPTVLPAQLPFLLLNGCAGIAVGMATNIPPHNLGEIVDGLIALIDNPELTDEKLFELIPGPDFPTGGEIVSGTGIREAYTTGKGGIVLRGVANLEEIPATRGSKRRTAIIITELPYQVNKAGWIEKVADLVNQGRLQGISDLRDESDREGMRVVIELKRDTSPQEILQHLYHQTALQTTFGAILLALVDGQPRQLSLRQILQEFLSYREQTLNRRYNYELEKAENRVNLVSGLLKALSNLDQVIEILRQAADGSTAKINLCSRLDLSEGQADGILSMPLRRLTSLEQQNLQQEFAQLTEQITLLRKLLDDRRELLKALKKDLRSLKRKYSDSRRTKLMPTSETPVKEDKETRGQGAVEDEDNPKSQIPNLKPEQPPEEAALEFTQRGYVRRIQPTAKKPKTENGLHENDFIIQTELTDTEKDLLILNSSGKVYPVRVGDIPATTGRSPRGTPLITMLTTTAQGHVESVVSRFLLENPETDQMVLLTKQGRIKRLSMGEFTNLTRRGITILKLKDDDELSFTQFTTTGQHLILASSGGRLLRFAVNDEQLPVMGRAAMGLQAFRLLKNQQMVGCVAVGKDDQLLLVTQEGSAKRMPANQLKAANRGDLGTQSLKFANKTDNLAAMVRATPGTEVALLTNKERVVRIPVDTVPILGRDVKGESILQLSRDEKIISVVEVRV; this is translated from the coding sequence ATGGCAAAACAGTTAAACCTTCTCTCCACGGGACAGGTCATCACAACAGCCCTGCACACTGAGATGCAACGGTCTTACCTCGAATATGCCATGAGTGTGATTGTTGGGCGAGCGTTACCAGACGTACGTGATGGCTTAAAACCGGTGCATCGGCGGATTTTGTATGCCATGCACGAACTCGGTCTAGTACCCGACAGACCCTATCGGAAATGTGCCCGTGTAGTGGGGGATGTGCTAGGTAAGTACCACCCCCACGGTGACCAAGCAGTGTACGATGCTTTAGTTAGGCTGGTGCAGGAATTTTCCAGCCGCTATCCTTTATTAGCAGGACATGGCAACTTTGGTAGCGTTGATAATGACCCACCAGCGGCGATGCGCTACACAGAAACGCGCCTCTCACCCATTAGCCACGAGGGGATGCTAGCGGAAATTGGCGAAGAAACCGTGGAATTTATCGGTAACTTCGATAATTCCCAGCAAGAGCCAACAGTACTACCTGCTCAATTACCATTTCTGTTGCTCAATGGCTGTGCTGGTATTGCCGTGGGGATGGCAACAAATATTCCGCCGCACAACTTGGGAGAAATCGTTGATGGGTTGATTGCCTTAATTGACAACCCAGAATTGACTGATGAAAAATTATTTGAGCTAATTCCTGGGCCAGACTTTCCCACTGGGGGAGAAATTGTTAGTGGAACGGGAATTCGCGAAGCATACACCACCGGTAAGGGTGGAATTGTGCTGCGGGGAGTTGCCAACCTAGAAGAGATTCCCGCAACTAGGGGAAGTAAGCGACGAACGGCAATTATCATCACTGAATTGCCTTATCAAGTGAATAAAGCTGGCTGGATTGAAAAAGTAGCAGATCTGGTGAATCAAGGACGCTTGCAAGGAATCTCTGATTTGCGGGATGAAAGCGATCGCGAAGGGATGCGGGTAGTAATTGAACTCAAACGCGACACCAGCCCCCAAGAAATTCTCCAACATTTGTATCACCAAACCGCCTTACAAACGACTTTTGGCGCAATTCTCTTAGCCTTGGTGGATGGACAACCCCGCCAGTTGAGCTTGCGTCAAATATTGCAGGAATTTTTGAGCTACCGCGAACAGACTCTCAACCGTCGTTACAATTACGAATTAGAAAAAGCGGAAAACCGGGTGAATCTGGTATCAGGTTTGCTCAAAGCCTTATCTAACTTAGATCAGGTAATCGAAATTTTGCGCCAAGCTGCCGATGGCAGTACAGCTAAAATTAACCTTTGTAGCCGACTAGATTTGAGCGAGGGACAAGCCGATGGCATCCTGTCGATGCCATTACGCCGCCTCACCAGTTTAGAACAGCAAAACTTACAGCAGGAATTTGCCCAACTAACTGAGCAAATTACCTTATTGCGGAAATTACTCGATGACAGACGGGAATTACTGAAAGCACTGAAAAAGGATTTGCGATCGCTCAAACGCAAATACAGCGACTCCCGACGTACCAAGCTGATGCCTACTAGCGAAACACCAGTAAAAGAGGACAAGGAGACAAGGGGACAAGGAGCAGTAGAAGACGAGGACAATCCCAAATCCCAAATCCCAAACCTCAAACCAGAACAGCCACCAGAAGAAGCAGCTTTAGAATTTACCCAGCGAGGGTATGTACGTCGCATTCAACCGACAGCTAAAAAGCCGAAAACGGAAAATGGCTTGCATGAAAACGACTTCATTATCCAAACCGAGTTAACCGACACCGAAAAAGATTTGCTGATCCTCAACAGTAGCGGCAAAGTTTATCCTGTCAGGGTAGGAGACATTCCCGCCACAACAGGACGTTCTCCACGGGGAACACCACTAATCACCATGCTCACCACTACTGCTCAAGGCCATGTAGAAAGTGTTGTTAGCCGCTTTTTATTAGAAAATCCCGAAACTGACCAAATGGTTCTCTTAACCAAACAGGGACGAATTAAGCGCCTGTCAATGGGAGAATTCACCAACCTAACTCGGCGCGGAATTACAATTTTGAAGCTCAAAGACGATGATGAATTGTCATTTACCCAATTCACCACCACAGGGCAACATCTAATTTTAGCCAGTTCCGGCGGTCGCTTATTGCGATTTGCAGTAAATGACGAACAATTGCCCGTAATGGGTCGCGCAGCTATGGGATTACAGGCATTTCGCCTATTGAAAAATCAGCAAATGGTTGGTTGTGTCGCTGTCGGCAAAGATGACCAGTTATTGCTAGTTACTCAAGAAGGATCTGCCAAGCGGATGCCGGCAAATCAGTTAAAAGCAGCTAATCGCGGTGATTTAGGTACACAATCTCTGAAATTTGCCAACAAAACTGACAACTTAGCTGCTATGGTACGCGCCACCCCAGGAACAGAAGTAGCACTGCTGACAAATAAAGAGCGCGTCGTGCGAATCCCTGTAGACACAGTGCCGATTTTGGGTAGGGATGTTAAAGGTGAAAGCATCCTCCAACTCAGCCGCGATGAGAAAATTATCTCAGTCGTGGAAGTGCGAGTGTAA
- a CDS encoding beta/gamma crystallin domain-containing protein: MDIHFKRKLSQLLCLATCVLSLVFFNGGRAYAAPSANEVAFFTATNFGGSEHTYNLGDKVDLYKTDPSLNDQFKSVKIGSSDIKVLAWQDDGFHGAFEEYREDTPSINIALTSFHVVTNGLSPSFKFFDATNSSSQYCLTVKAYEYGDVVDCSKDGEDVFQVIGTLDKNRPEPLTTAIYLRNQSTGSYETTGSIYFTYSADKTHVVVANDDEFPAGMTYEPVGNDQFIFKWNGLP; encoded by the coding sequence ATGGACATTCACTTCAAGAGAAAATTGAGCCAATTGCTCTGTTTAGCTACTTGTGTACTGTCTTTAGTTTTTTTTAATGGTGGTAGAGCCTATGCAGCCCCATCTGCAAATGAAGTAGCTTTCTTCACAGCGACGAACTTTGGTGGTAGCGAACACACATATAACCTTGGTGACAAGGTTGATCTTTACAAAACTGATCCATCCCTCAACGACCAATTCAAATCTGTGAAGATCGGCAGTAGTGATATCAAAGTATTAGCTTGGCAGGATGATGGCTTTCATGGTGCTTTTGAGGAGTACCGCGAAGATACCCCAAGTATTAATATTGCTCTGACTTCCTTTCATGTAGTAACTAACGGTCTCAGTCCCAGCTTCAAGTTTTTTGATGCCACTAATAGCTCATCTCAGTACTGTCTCACGGTTAAAGCCTATGAGTACGGTGACGTGGTTGACTGCTCCAAGGATGGGGAAGATGTATTTCAGGTAATTGGTACTCTAGATAAAAATAGACCTGAACCATTGACAACTGCCATTTATCTACGTAACCAAAGTACTGGAAGTTACGAAACTACAGGGTCGATCTATTTCACCTACAGTGCCGATAAAACTCATGTAGTAGTAGCAAATGATGATGAATTTCCAGCAGGGATGACCTATGAGCCTGTAGGCAATGACCAATTCATTTTTAAGTGGAATGGTTTGCCTTAA
- a CDS encoding chlorophyll a/b-binding protein, protein MTNATKTITNTPVAEDRNAWRWGFTPQAEIWNGRLAMIGFLAAALIELASGQGFLHFWGIL, encoded by the coding sequence ATGACTAATGCAACAAAAACTATCACTAATACTCCCGTAGCTGAAGACCGCAACGCCTGGCGCTGGGGTTTCACCCCACAAGCAGAAATTTGGAATGGTCGCTTGGCAATGATCGGCTTTTTAGCAGCCGCTTTGATTGAGCTTGCTTCCGGTCAAGGCTTCCTACACTTTTGGGGTATTCTGTAA
- the rpoD gene encoding RNA polymerase sigma factor RpoD has protein sequence MNQANNVLESIYQPDLEIMNQPELELEELLIDDEEDLLITDDGEIDEFLEPQSDEDDAKSGKAAKSRRRTQSKKKHYTEDSIRLYLQEIGRIRLLRADEEIELARKIADLLELERVRERLSERLERDPKDSEWAAEVQLPLPAFRYRLHVGRRAKDKMVQSNLRLVVSIAKKYMNRGLSFQDLIQEGSLGLIRAAEKFDHEKGYKFSTYATWWIRQAITRAIADQSRTIRLPVHLYETISRIKKTTKLLSQEMGRKPTEEEIATRMEMTIEKLRFIAKSAQLPISLETPIGKEEDSRLGDFIESDGETPEDQVSKNLLREDLEKVLDSLSPRERDVLRLRYGLDDGRMKTLEEIGQIFNVTRERIRQIEAKALRKLRHPNRNSVLKEYIR, from the coding sequence ATGAACCAGGCTAACAACGTACTCGAAAGCATATATCAGCCTGACCTAGAAATAATGAATCAGCCTGAGCTCGAGTTAGAAGAACTCTTAATCGACGATGAAGAGGACTTGCTGATCACGGATGACGGCGAAATTGATGAGTTTTTAGAGCCTCAGTCTGATGAGGACGACGCAAAGTCTGGAAAAGCCGCTAAATCGCGTCGTCGGACACAAAGTAAGAAAAAGCATTACACCGAAGATTCAATTCGCCTGTACTTGCAAGAAATCGGGCGGATTCGTCTATTGCGAGCGGACGAAGAAATTGAACTGGCGCGGAAAATAGCCGACTTGCTGGAATTGGAGCGGGTAAGGGAAAGGCTTTCAGAGCGGCTGGAGCGCGACCCTAAAGACAGTGAATGGGCAGCAGAAGTACAATTGCCATTACCTGCCTTTCGTTACCGCCTGCATGTTGGACGCAGGGCGAAAGACAAAATGGTACAATCTAACCTGCGCCTTGTGGTTTCAATTGCCAAGAAATATATGAATCGTGGTTTATCCTTCCAAGACTTAATTCAGGAAGGTAGTCTCGGTCTAATTCGCGCAGCTGAAAAGTTTGACCACGAAAAAGGTTATAAGTTCTCTACTTATGCTACCTGGTGGATTCGTCAGGCTATTACCAGGGCGATCGCTGATCAATCACGCACAATTCGCCTTCCGGTTCACCTTTACGAAACCATCTCGCGGATTAAGAAAACCACCAAACTACTGTCTCAAGAAATGGGTCGTAAACCCACCGAAGAAGAAATCGCTACCCGCATGGAAATGACCATCGAGAAGTTGCGGTTTATCGCTAAATCCGCCCAGTTACCAATTTCACTAGAAACGCCCATCGGTAAAGAAGAAGATTCTCGATTGGGCGATTTTATTGAATCCGATGGTGAAACGCCAGAAGACCAAGTTTCTAAAAATCTCCTGCGTGAAGACCTCGAAAAAGTCCTCGACAGTCTCAGCCCCCGCGAACGGGATGTTCTCAGACTGCGCTACGGCTTAGATGATGGTCGGATGAAAACCCTTGAGGAAATCGGCCAGATTTTCAACGTTACCCGCGAACGGATTCGTCAAATTGAGGCGAAGGCACTCCGCAAATTACGCCACCCGAACCGCAACAGCGTCCTTAAGGAATATATTCGGTAG